A region of Lycium barbarum isolate Lr01 chromosome 3, ASM1917538v2, whole genome shotgun sequence DNA encodes the following proteins:
- the LOC132630920 gene encoding abscisic acid receptor PYL4-like, producing the protein MPPKSSLLIQRINPTTTPTTSTTTTTYKQLQRCTPIPSPCTTQVPEAVIKYHTHTVNPNQCCSAVIRRISAPVSTVWSVVRRFDSPQAYKQFLKSCHIIGGEGDVGTLREVRVVSGLPAASSMERLDILDEERHVISFSVVGGDHRLANYRSVTTLHADPSNIGTIVVESYVVDIPHGNTKEETCVFVDTIVKCNLQSLSQIAENLSR; encoded by the coding sequence atgcctccAAAATCATCACTTTTAATCCAAAGAATCAACCCCACCACCACCCCTACAActtccaccaccaccaccacttatAAACAACTACAAAGATGTACACCAATACCTTCACCATGTACAACCCAAGTTCCAGAAGCCGTCATTAAATACCATACTCACACCGTTAACCCTAACCAGTGTTGCTCCGCCGTGATCCGACGTATCTCCGCCCCCGTTTCCACCGTATGGTCCGTCGTACGCCGCTTCGACAGCCCTCAAGCCTATAAACAGTTCCTCAAGAGCTGCCACATCATCGGTGGGGAGGGTGACGTGGGCACGCTCCGTGAAGTGCGGGTAGTCTCGGGACTACCTGCAGCTAGTAGCATGGAGAGGCTTGATATACTTGACGAGGAGCGCCACGTCATCAGCTTCAGTGTCGTAGGTGGGGACCACCGATTGGCGAATTATCGATCTGTCACCACCCTCCATGCGGATCCGAGCAATATTGGGACGATTGTTGTGGAATCGTACGTTGTTGATATACCACATGGGAATACTAAAGAAGAAACGTGTGTTTTTGTGGACACTATTGTTAAATGTAACCTCCAATCCCTTTCCCAGATCGCTGAGAATTTGAGCAGATAA